Part of the Rhinoderma darwinii isolate aRhiDar2 chromosome 2, aRhiDar2.hap1, whole genome shotgun sequence genome, ctgtgtgcagcggTTTAGGGTCCCCCTCGTGTGTCTGTGCAGCAGTTTAGGGTCCCCCtcgtgtgtctgtgtgcagcggTTTAGGGTCCCCCtcgtgtgtctgtgtgcagcagTTTAAGGTCCCCCTCATGTGTCTGTGTGCAGCAGTTTAGGGTCCCCCtcgtgtgtctgtgtgcagcgCTTTAGGGTCCCCCTCGTGTGTCTGTGCAGCAGTTTAGGGTCCCcctcgtgtgtgtctgtgtgcagcggTTTAGGGTCCCCCtcgtgtgtctgtgtgcagcagTTTAGGGTCCCCCtcgtgtgtctgtgtgcagcggTTTAGGGTCCCCCtcgtgtgtctgtgtgcagtggTTTAGGGTCCCCCtcgtgtgtctgtgtgcagcagTTTAGGGTCCCCCtcgtgtgtctgtgtgcagcgCTTTAGGGTCCCCCtcgtgtgtctgtgtgcagcggTTTAGGGTCCCCCtcgtgtgtctgtgtgcagcggTTTAGGGTCCCCCTCATGTGTCTGTGCAGCAGTTTAGGGTCCCCCTCATCTCTGTGTGCAGCGGTTTATGGTCCCccttgtgtgtctgtgtgcagcggTTTAGGGTCCCACTCGTGTATCTCTGTGCAGCGGTTTAGGGTCCCACtcgtgtgtctgtgtgcagcggTTTAGGGTCCCCCTCGAGTGTCTGTGTGCAGCTGTTTAGGGTCCCCCTCGTGTATCTCTGTGCAGCGGTTTAGGGTCCCACtcgtgtgtctgtgtgcagcggTTTAGGGTCCCCCtcgtgtgtctgtgtgcagcggTTTAGGGTCCCCCTCGTGTGTCTGTGCAGCAGTTTAGGGTCCCCCTCATGTGTCTGTGTGCAGCGGTTTAGGGTCCCCCtcgtgtgtctgtgtgcagcggTTTAGGGTCCCCCTCATGTGTCTGTGCAGCAGTTTAGGGTCCCCCTCATCTCTGTGTGCAGCGGTTTAGGGTCCCACTCGTGTATCTCTGTGCAGCGGTTTATGGTCCCCCTCATGTATCTCTGTGCAGCGGTTTAGGGTCCCCCTCATGTGTCTGTGTGCAGCGGTTTAGGGTCCCCCtcgtgtgtctgtgtgcagctGTTTAGGGTCCCCCtcgtgtgtctgtgtgcagctGTTAAGGGTCCCCCtcgtgtgtctgtgtgcagcggTTTAGGGTCCCCCtcgtgtgtctgtgtgcagcggTTTAGGGTCCCCATCCTGTGTCTGTGTGCAGCAGTTTAGGGTCCCCCtcgtgtgtctgtgtgcagcggTTTAGGGTCCCCCtcgtgtgtctgtgtgcagcggTTTAGGGTCCCCCTCGTGTGTCTGTGCAGCAGTTTAGGGTCCCCCtcgtgtgtctgtgtgcagcggTTTAGGGTCCCCCtcgtgtgtctgtgtgcagcggTTTAGGGTCCCGCtcgtgtgtctgtgtgcagcagTTTAGGGTCCCCCtcgtgtgtctgtgtgcagcggTTTAGGGTCCCGCtcgtgtgtctgtgtgcagcggTTTAGGGTCCCCCtcgtgtgtctgtgtgcagcggTTTAGGGTCCCCCTCATGTGTCTGTGCAGCAGTTTAGGGTCCCCCTCATCTCTGTGTGCAGCGGTTTAGGGTCCCCCTCGTGTATCTCTGTGCAGCAGTTTAGGGTCCCCCtcgtgtgtctgtgtgcagcggTTTAGGGTCCCCCtcgtgtgtctgtgtgcagcggTTTAGGGTCCCCCTCGTGTGTCTGTGCAGCAGTTTAGGGTCCCCCtcgtgtgtctgtgtgcagcggTTTAGGGTCCCCCtcgtgtgtctgtgtgcagcggTTTAGGGTCCCCCtcgtgtgtctgtgtgcagcggTTTAGGGTCCCCCTCATGTGTCTGTGCAGCAGTTTAGGGTCCCCCTCATCTCTGTGTGCAGCGGTTTATGGTCCCCCtcgtgtgtctgtgtgcagcggTTTAGGGTCCCACTCGTGTATCTCTGTGCAGCGGTTTAGGGTCCCACtcgtgtgtctgtgtgcagcggTTTAGGGTCCCCAtcgtgtgtctgtgtgcagcagTTTAGGGTCCCCCTCGTGTGTCTGTGAGCAGCGGTTTAGGGTCCCccttgtgtgtctgtgtgcagcggTTTAGGGTCCCCCtcgtgtgtctgtgtgcagcggTTTAGGGTCCCCCTCGTGTGTCTGTGTGCAAGCCTTATTGATGACGCTCTATATAGGAGATCTGTTTTTTTCCATCTTTTCTTTCTTCAGGTTGCACTTCTTTATGTTGATGTAATGGAATCGAAACAATGGCCGAGAAGGACTCGACTGCCACCGCTCCCGGAACACGTCACCCTGCCCCACACAGGTAGTAGTAGTCATCATTCTGTACCAGTTATGGATGATGGTGATCCTTCACAGCCGTTCTCATCCTTCTCATCTCATAGGTGATATATTGTGGAGGATGTAGAATTTGCACTGCGCAGTATTATGGTGGCGAGGGCATTATCTCCGATagttctggatgtgactggagcacTAACTAGTCACAATGTGTAAATatttgcagctttggctgtgagcaGTGACCATGTTTTCTTCTCTCCCGGGTAGGACCTCAGGACAGTGGCAGCAGATCTTCTCCATTAGCAGGCGATGTGTCGGTCCTGGCCGCGGAGCTGCTCCAGTTTCTGTCTGGGGCTTTCCAGGGTTTTGACCGTGACTGGTGGCTGGAACTGCTGGATATTCTCAGACTCCTGCGTCCATTCCGGGAACGTCTGGCCAGTGCATGTGGACTTCTCCTTCCATCTCTGGAGCGACTGAACAGACAGTATGAACGCCACCGACTCCGACTCAGTGACCTGGACGTGCCCGGAGCGCTACATGCAGCGCTCCCCTCCGACTCCTCCACATTGTTCAGACTTCCCGGGGATCTGGAGAACCTGCCCCGAGCTCAGCAACCCCCGCTCTATTTACATGAACTAGCGCATTATGTGGGGGATGTAGGAGCCGAGCTGGCAGCCGGGGAATCCATGTGGCAGTGTGGCCCTAAAGGTGTCCCCCAAGCCCTCCGCACAGACCTCCCAATGAAAGTCTGTTCATACACAGCGCCAGTGGCCAGGTGAGCGACTACTGATTTTCCCATGAGTGTATACAGGTCAGGCAGAGCAGTGTATGGGGGGCACATATATAGAGGCAGGGCAGTTTATGGGGGGCACAAATACAGGGGCAGAGCAGAGTATGGGGGGGGCACATATATAGAGGCAgggcagtgtatggggggcaCAAATACAGGGGCATAGCAGAGTATGGGGGGCACATATATAGAGGCAGGGCAGTGTATGTGGGGCACATATATAGAGGCAGGGCAGTGTATGGGGGCACATATATAGAGGCAgggcagtgtatggggggcaCATATATAGAGGCAGGGCAGTGTATGGCGGGCACATATATAGAGGCAgggcagtgtatggggggcaCATATATAGAGGTTAGGCAGAGCAGTGTATGGGGGGCACATATATAGATGCCGGGCAGTGTATggggggaggtatatatatagatgccgggcagtgtatgggggcagTGTATGGGGGGGGGCACAGATATAGATGCCGGGCAGTGTATGGAggcagtgtatgggggagcacatatatagatactgggcagtgtatggggggcaCATATTTAGATGCCGGGCAGTGTATGgggcagtgtatggggggcaCATAGATGCCTGGCAGTGTATGGGGGAGGCATATATATAGATGCCGGGCAGTGTATGGGGACAGTGTATGGGGGGAGGCATATATATAGATGCCgggcagtgtatgggggcagTGTATGGGGGGGCACATATATAGATACCGGGCAGTGTATGGGGGCACATATATAGATGCCgggcagtgtatggggggcaGATATATAGATGCCgggcagtgtatggggggcaCATATTTAGATGCCGGGCAGTGTATGGGGCAGTGTATCGGGGGCACATATATAGATGCTGGGCAGTGTATTGgggcagtgtatggggggcaCATATATAGATGCCgggcagtgtatggggggcaCATATATAGATgctgggcagtgtatggggggcagtgtatggggggcaCATATATAGATGCCGGGCAGTGTATGGGGGCACATATATAGATGCCgggcagtgtatggggggcagtgtatgggggggggcacatatataGATGCCgggcagtgtatggggggcaGTGTATGGGGGGGCACATATATAGATGCCgggcagtgtatggggggcagtgtatggggggcaCATATATAGATGCCgggcagtgtatggggggcagtgtatggggggcaCATATATAGATGCCgggcagtgtatggggggcagtgtatggggggcaCATATATAGATGCCgggcagtgtatggggggcagtgtatggggggcaCATATTTGTATGGGGGGCAGTGCATGGGGGGGCATATATTTAGATGCCgggcagtgtatggggggcaCATATATAGATgctgggcagtgtatgggggcagtgtatggggggcaCATATTTGTATGGGGGGCAGTGTATGGGGGGGAACATATTTAGATGCCgggcagtgtatggggggcaCATATATAGATgctgggcagtgtatggggggcaGTGTATGGGGTGCTCATGCTATGACCTGGAATGTCTCCTTAGTTATCACTTCGCCTGCCAATGTCTATAAACTTGATACTAGTCTCATTCTTGTAGACTTTAACCTATACAGCATCTCCGCAGCACAGAGGATGTTCAGAGAGTAGGGTGGTGGGTGATGAGATGTGGGGTCGCTGATGTCTTCACCTCCAGATGTTTCTCTCATTTTAGTCCCTTCTTCAGCAGCAAGGTCCCCGATGTCCTGCAGCAGAACCTGGAGCCGGAGAAGTGTGCGGGGGCCACAAGTCACCAGGTTACAGGGTACGAAGCTGCAGAGATACTGGTGAAATCCCGACATCTGGGGAAAGTCATCTTCATGTATCTGAACAAAACCTGTGGCATCCGTGACTGGTAAATATCCACCATGGGCCCTGGGGGCTGCGTAATCTGTGCCCCTTCCCCATAAATCTCCTGTCACTTACAAAAATCCCAATGGTTAAAGCTTTAGAAAATGGTGTAactgcagaattgtgactgcagctctggatgtgactggagtgcaGACATGATAtgacagcagaattgtgagtgcagctctggatgttacATTGCTTCATAAAAGACcctggtccatcaagtccaacc contains:
- the DNHD1 gene encoding dynein heavy chain domain-containing protein 1; translated protein: MESKQWPRRTRLPPLPEHVTLPHTGPQDSGSRSSPLAGDVSVLAAELLQFLSGAFQGFDRDWWLELLDILRLLRPFRERLASACGLLLPSLERLNRQYERHRLRLSDLDVPGALHAALPSDSSTLFRLPGDLENLPRAQQPPLYLHELAHYVGDVGAELAAGESMWQCGPKGVPQALRTDLPMKVCSYTAPVASKVPDVLQQNLEPEKCAGATSHQVTGYEAAEILVKSRHLGKVIFMYLNKTCGIRDCFYDLRGTHVSQLHPEHFVFSPFGILHVNPVNGSEVQELGVWHREAVLCRTLRKIPFYRDFLKRRTFRWWRRYVRRICFLRRRSMLKRRLLMSVPHYTAALHHINRFLQELTQLLRLPPHVSTPRSIHQLETAQIHMRSQVKSHLCSLLSLVSHILEMVRYERGSQRKVPGLKLRSSKAMMEVMRRGTRN